acaaacacactttcgcatttataatataggaagTGATTGTGGCTATGCAGGTACTTGAATACCCTGTATCACTTCGCCCGTCTCCGATCCATTGTGATCGGCTCCACTTCATATTTTCTTATCAATATAAAgtcaaaaccaacaaacaaacacactttcgcatttataatataggaagtgattggggctatgcaggttcttgaactagctgtgatagcctagtggttaggacgtccgccttccaatcggaggtcgggggttcgatccccggcacgcacctctaacttttcggagttatgtgcgttttaagtacctaattaaatatcacttgctttaacgatgaaggaaaacatcgtgaggaaaccagcatgcctgagagttctccataatgttctcaaaggtgtgtgaagtctaccaattcgcacatggccagcgtggtagactatggccaaacccttctcactctgagaggagacccgtgctctgtagtgagccggcgatgggttgatcatgatgatgaggttCTTGAATACCCTGTATCACTTCGCCTGTCTCCGATCCATTGTGATCGCCTCCACTTCATGTTTTCTTGTCCAGATAAAGCAGCacttttttgactggaattgaagtagcatccatggccctaccgcggttgtttgacagctacaatgtcacgatcgcaatcatctctgattggttaatgctcgctcactattggccacaatgcattgttgcaacaagaatcgcacaaattcagccaatcagaacaattgagattgtaataatgattgatgcaggttttagacaatcgtccTACAGGGTAACAATAATATGGTATGGAGAGCGCTGCGGAGACCGCTAAGGAAACTTCGCTTAAAGGCTAGAGTGACTTACCATTCTTCTTAGCAAGTATGGCCGCCTCCTTGAACTGTTTCTGTCTGTGCAACAGCAACACGAGTTGCTTGTCGTAGCGCGACGCTGGCTGCGGGGTGGCGGGTTTGGGGGACGGGCTCGGGGTTGCTTTAGGTGCCACTGGGGCTGGCTTACTTGGGGACGGGCGAGGCTGAAATACACACAAAAGACCGTATACTCCGTacaaaattactcctcacgcgccattttaactctatgggttaactgtcatgtcaaaagtatggttcacctttaaaataaagactaaaaatCGTAATGAGTAATCGTAAATGATAATGAGTTTTcataaaacttaaactaattgaaaaatcctattacaatgtaaaggattatttaagtgataaacaagcttgggaatgagttgcttaacggattgtgatagttctaataagtttcaataattttgtaaagtggtgataataaaaagaatacccggctgagtttgttgtgggctcttctcagacctgggcgcgtttggaaccctcgtagctttagttttaagtttgcgtaattatcaccactatatcttagaaatccaacatctgaccatcaaaaagcgttattaattacctattttgaataaatcatttgactttgactttgactttgactttgatatttgacacaaaaagttgtcacgtgaggagttaaattttacgcgctaTACAGTGTGTTTGGTCACCAGATAAAAGCTTTGCTCTTTGACggagaccagaaatttagaaattataaaattccaaacccctgccaggaattaaaaccgggacctcccgctaataagaccacagtgcttaccactgcgccagggaggggATTTCGCGGGTAtcagcataaaaataataacttaccCCTTCGCTAGGCAAAGGTGCATATCCATTGGGCGTTGGTAGATCCTCCGCAGGTATGGGTTTGCCAGCAGCGTTCAACCTAATGGCGTCTTGGTATTGCTTCACTATCCGTCCCATTCTGCGGGCTTTAGAAGAGTTGCCTTGCTCCTTGGATTTTGATTCTTGCTCCTAAAAGAATATGGTGCTTTTTACAAAAACTGGTGTAGGTTTAGTTCGCgacagggtggggacgccccgcacagtctCACGCTAACCATGTCCGACCTGTCGtgaactacagtacgcggcagaaagtaatgtacatcggccttaagaatgacatttcagctttctagctgactaactggctgactgacagatttatcaacgcatagctcaaaccactggacggatcgggctgaaattcggcatgcagatagcttcacgtaggcgtccgctaagaaagaatttttgaaaaattcaacccctatgggggtgaaataggggtttgagatttatgtagtccaagcggacgaagtcgcgggcataagctagtaagtttTAAGTACCTGAAAATAAGCGAGTCTCTGTCGTAACGCCTCGTCAACGGTTGAAGCCGTTATCAACCCAGCTGGTTCTGGAGTTGGTTCTGAAGTTGGTTCTGGCGCTGGCTCTAGGAACAAAACAAATGTTTGGAAAATGCGTAAAAGGGTACAAAATCTAGCTAGAGTCTatggaattgggtatttgactccaatttttttatcactttattaaaaactaggataaaagtgatgacgtaaactgaaaaaactaattaaatcgatcaaataacaaaaaagttataagcatttaaatatatctgattagacagagatagcgataatatagcattttgacgtcacacctactaatgccatagtagcttcgtgcggtttcatacaagttttcgttttgcgagaaagggatagaagaccctcccactccaaaattaaaatgcctgtaactttgtaaatctttgttggattttaatattttttccgcGTAcggcattatttttatcctagtttataataaagtaataatatttatcaaattcaagagtaggaaaatacccaattgtttgACGACCTTTAGGTATTCTAGTGCCATCGTTTTGTCACCCGCGTGCTTGCTCAATACATTACCTAAGAAATTCTCAATACATACTAGCCCGGAGTCAGGAAGGAAGCCTCGCAAAGCACGTCAAGCCATTGGTCCTGCACCTGATCTCTCTCCAGTCATatcggatttccgtcccatcgtgCTATAGTGAGGGtatagagagtgcacctgtgtttgcgcacacacttgtgcactataatatctcccgcgcaATTGGCTAATCTCCATGGAGATTGGCCGCCGTGGACGAAATTCGGTCGGAAGACATTATTATCTGGGTATTTCCTTTTGGTGGATAAAAACGGTTGTATATTTAACCAGGATAGGTTTTTTGGTTTCTTACCTGTAGAATTCTGCGTCTGATTCTCCTCCTTCTGTTGACCCTTTATAGCTGCCGTGATCACTTCTAGCGTGGGCAGCTCATTGAGATCCATATCTTGGCCAGATCTGTACGCTTGCACTACTATCTCGAATTGTTTGGCGACCTTTAGGTATTCTAGTGCCATCGTTTTGTCACCCGCGTGCTTGCTCGCGAGCGCTGCCGCTTTAAACTCTTCTTTTCGTTCTAGAAGGAAcatgttttattatatttgattATTAATCTTGTGTTAAAGCGAGAAATAGGGTATCGATTCTTATCTCTTTTatgaataaaatctaaatacataatacatatgtataaaaagaaaaggtgactgactgactgatctatactACAGCAcaaacacagctcaaactatagaATGGATCGTGCTGGAgattggcacgcagatagctgttatgacgtagacatccgctaagaaaggattttttaaattcaactctaaggggtaaaataggggtttaaaatttgtgtaatccacgcggacgaagtcgcgggaataagctagacAATTAGTATAGTTTAAATGGTTATGTTAAATGGCAATAAAAATCTTTGGTTTGTTATGCTAATATCTGTCAATTTTCAGCGAACCAGattaaaaaattcaatagtCATTAATTTTGTTAAGTTAGGTCACCTAACAATATTAATTTGTATGCCCATTGCATGCATTGCATGAAGTTCTATAGTTATACTCACTCAATATAAACTGCAATCCTTGCTGTCTAAccggatccaactcctcaacatTAGGGGGGGGTGGAGGCGGCTCCTTAGGTTCTGGGGGTGTTGGGGGTCTTTCCTCTGGTTCTGGAGCACTTGGTATTGATGTAGATCGAGGGGGTGGGACGGGAGGGTGTTCACGGGGTGATTctgggggtgaaattggggaaGGTTGTGGTGGTTGGGAGTCAGGTTTTCCGAGGCTGACCGGTGGAGGTATATCTTCGTCTTTGATTGGTCTGCCGGCGTTCGCTTGTTTTAATAGATCGTTTAGCATTTTGATACCTCGGCCGTACCTGTCGAATATTGAGCATTTTGGtagatattttacatttttttatcatGCACGTAAACTTTGCCAAAATGAAGCTATCAAGAAGCAACAGTAAATTCAATACAAAAAGCGAGCTTAGGAAATAAATGCGATTTTACGAATAAATACATTCTTACATTAAATATATCAATATttctaataataggtattaaaaatgtgaaagtctATTTGTTTGTTGTATTTTCCTTCAAAAACGTacatagacgtgattttttgaatgagtgtagttggacctggagagtaacataggctacctatgtactttttatttcagaatatcaatgagttcccacaggatttttaaaaacctaaatctacgcgaaggAAATCCCGGCATCGAATATGCTTATGTTTAAATGTAATGATCAACTTTTACCATTTGTAATCTCACCTTCTAGCTTTACTGCTTTCCCCACTCTGCTTAGCGTTTCTCTCTGCTGTAGTATAGTTAGCTATTCTCTCTTGCAGCAAATTAATAGTGCTGTTAGATGAACTACCGGGGGGTGGAGGAGCCGGCCTGGTCATACGCAGTTCTTCAGAGGGAGGCGCTTCATCATCCAGGGACATGTCTTGTAGTTCTCTCAGTAATTCTGGGTCATCTTCATCACCTGGAAGAGAGTTTTATTATAGAACTACTGTTTACAGTATAAATACATGAAGTGAGATGACTCATTGCTGTGAGTTGTGACCCCTtctattaattacttaatgatTAATTAGGGAGTTTTCACACAGTAATTGGCTGGACTTCTAAGTGCTTCAGTTTTCAAACCCTGATgatttgttaaattatttttacttatatgTGTCTAAGTATAGTATTTTAAGATTCTTCttttggtatattttatttgcaagtaTTATTGTATTTTCTGTATAATTTTATAGACTTTGTTTCTGATATACAtcgtgaaagtgtgtttgtttactgGTTTTTCCATCGATCACATAGCAACAGTGCAATGGAGGATCAacttgatttttgcatgggtatagttaaagatctggagagtgacatattatgctacttttttacTGGAAAATCAacaagtttccacaggatttttgaaaaactaaatccacgtgaaggaagtcacaggcatcagctagtgaataaataaataatacctgaCACTTCCTCATCAGATGGTATGTCTCTCAAGCTGGCAGCGATCATACTGTCCAAGTCGGCAACCACCTGTGGCACCTTCTTCTTCGGCCGTGGTTTACGGCCTCCACCAAGAGCCGCCAACTCTGCCTCCAGGTCTATATCATCATCTGACAGATCCATTGGTTCATCTGCATCATCTACATCTGGGATGTCTAGCAGgccatactaaaaaaaaaaaaaaagtttattcagctcacaaaacaagagaaACAGAATAGGTATGGTATATAAACCAAATtttaacatttacaaaattaaaactaggtaatcttaaaactacgagctagCTACTACGAAAGTACTGAAAACAAAAATGATGTCTCGTTACTAATAggttactaatttaattaaataaatagattaaaTATTAAGGGCTTAACTTCTGCGAGAATTTTGAACTCTGATTTATTCATTCACTTATAAAGGGAACCTATGTGTAAAATGTCAGCTTTCTGGGGCCAAAGGTTTGGGCTGGGAattaatgagtcagtcagtgagtcaggaaCTTTCcttttaatttgttattgttttgattaattatttgtaaaaatgATGACTTGAGCCAGAGAGGCATAAGAAAGAAGAATGGACAAGGTAGAAGGAGGCCACAAACTTATTAAAAGTAGAATTTATTACAGCTGTGTATATTGTAAGTAGGTGTATTTAAACTTTTGTTTCAAGTTATGTTATGTGTACAAGTTATTACCCGATTATC
The DNA window shown above is from Maniola hyperantus chromosome 1, iAphHyp1.2, whole genome shotgun sequence and carries:
- the l(2)gd1 gene encoding coiled-coil and C2 domain-containing protein 1-like isoform X1; the protein is MYKKPSSGKRGNLSQYGLLDIPDVDDADEPMDLSDDDIDLEAELAALGGGRKPRPKKKVPQVVADLDSMIAASLRDIPSDEEVSGDEDDPELLRELQDMSLDDEAPPSEELRMTRPAPPPPGSSSNSTINLLQERIANYTTAERNAKQSGESSKARRYGRGIKMLNDLLKQANAGRPIKDEDIPPPVSLGKPDSQPPQPSPISPPESPREHPPVPPPRSTSIPSAPEPEERPPTPPEPKEPPPPPPNVEELDPVRQQGLQFILKRKEEFKAAALASKHAGDKTMALEYLKVAKQFEIVVQAYRSGQDMDLNELPTLEVITAAIKGQQKEENQTQNSTEPAPEPTSEPTPEPAGLITASTVDEALRQRLAYFQEQESKSKEQGNSSKARRMGRIVKQYQDAIRLNAAGKPIPAEDLPTPNGYAPLPSEGPRPSPSKPAPVAPKATPSPSPKPATPQPASRYDKQLVLLLHRQKQFKEAAILAKKNGDIDQAKEYLRAAKGFDSVIEAAEGGLTVDLKSLPLPPTAKKQMEHTFDVVSADDCGPPDDSSISLGDENVMSRLHTQLTAQLKLCLTNRDHYRAMGNIAESNRFEHLAVSVKQDLDVVAVAKSLGDNPPKFHYESRKFSVVQCNTDLNENDLELTIVRGIAYNVPNPKEIDTYVKYEFPFPQEAPVSDRTPLVKDTNSPQYDSVFTLPIQRGARPCLRVFKRHGIKFEVYSRGCGSCSGLCCSGWFSKDSLLGSLTVKLAPLETQVTLHEAFPLMDGRRPAGGSLEVKLRMRTPLLQQQVENTTHRWLVIDN
- the l(2)gd1 gene encoding coiled-coil and C2 domain-containing protein 1-like isoform X3, whose protein sequence is MYKKPSSGKRGNLSQYGLLDIPDVDDADEPMDLSDDDIDLEAELAALGGGRKPRPKKKVPQVVADLDSMIAASLRDIPSDEEVSGDEDDPELLRELQDMSLDDEAPPSEELRMTRPAPPPPGSSSNSTINLLQERIANYTTAERNAKQSGESSKARRYGRGIKMLNDLLKQANAGRPIKDEDIPPPVSLGKPDSQPPQPSPISPPESPREHPPVPPPRSTSIPSAPEPEERPPTPPEPKEPPPPPPNVEELDPVRQQGLQFILKRKEEFKAAALASKHAGDKTMALEYLKVAKQFEIVVQAYRSGQDMDLNELPTLEVITAAIKGQQKEENQTQNSTEPAPEPTSEPTPEPAGLITASTVDEALRQRLAYFQEQESKSKEQGNSSKARRMGRIVKQYQDAIRLNAAGKPIPAEDLPTPNGYAPLPSEGPRPSPSKPAPVAPKATPSPSPKPATPQPASRYDKQLVLLLHRQKQFKEAAILAKKNGDIDQAKEYLRAAKGFDSVIEAAEGGLTVDLKSLPLPPTAKKQMEHTFDVVSADDCGPPDDSSISLGDENVMSRLHTQLTAQLKLCLTNRDHYRAMGNIAESNRFEHLAVSVKQDLDVVAVAKSLGDNPPKFHYESRKFSVVQCNTDLNENDLELTIVRGIAYNVPNPKEIDTYVKYEFPFPQEAPVSDRTPLVKDTNSPQYDSVFTLPIQRGARPCLRVFKRHGIKFEVYSRGGWFSKDSLLGSLTVKLAPLETQVTLHEAFPLMDGRRPAGGSLEVKLRMRTPLLQQQVENTTHRWLVIDN
- the l(2)gd1 gene encoding coiled-coil and C2 domain-containing protein 1-like isoform X2, giving the protein MYKKPSSGKRGNLSQYGLLDIPDVDDADEPMDLSDDDIDLEAELAALGGGRKPRPKKKVPQVVADLDSMIAASLRDIPSDEEVSGDEDDPELLRELQDMSLDDEAPPSEELRMTRPAPPPPGSSSNSTINLLQERIANYTTAERNAKQSGESSKARRYGRGIKMLNDLLKQANAGRPIKDEDIPPPVSLGKPDSQPPQPSPISPPESPREHPPVPPPRSTSIPSAPEPEERPPTPPEPKEPPPPPPNVEELDPVRQQGLQFILKRKEEFKAAALASKHAGDKTMALEYLKVAKQFEIVVQAYRSGQDMDLNELPTLEVITAAIKGQQKEENQTQNSTEPTSEPTPEPAGLITASTVDEALRQRLAYFQEQESKSKEQGNSSKARRMGRIVKQYQDAIRLNAAGKPIPAEDLPTPNGYAPLPSEGPRPSPSKPAPVAPKATPSPSPKPATPQPASRYDKQLVLLLHRQKQFKEAAILAKKNGDIDQAKEYLRAAKGFDSVIEAAEGGLTVDLKSLPLPPTAKKQMEHTFDVVSADDCGPPDDSSISLGDENVMSRLHTQLTAQLKLCLTNRDHYRAMGNIAESNRFEHLAVSVKQDLDVVAVAKSLGDNPPKFHYESRKFSVVQCNTDLNENDLELTIVRGIAYNVPNPKEIDTYVKYEFPFPQEAPVSDRTPLVKDTNSPQYDSVFTLPIQRGARPCLRVFKRHGIKFEVYSRGCGSCSGLCCSGWFSKDSLLGSLTVKLAPLETQVTLHEAFPLMDGRRPAGGSLEVKLRMRTPLLQQQVENTTHRWLVIDN